In Leptospira brenneri, one DNA window encodes the following:
- a CDS encoding sterol desaturase family protein: protein MFENFTPPPIVTYAIPAFFLLIGIEVYIGYRKNKALYRLNDSIADLSTGIISQIWGLFQKGIGLFAYFYIYEHFRFFEFALTNPWAWILCIVGQDFCYYWSHRLAHEVNILWAGHVIHHHSEEYNLVVALRQTGLGGIVSWIFYVPLALIGFHPWMYLASGQINLIYQFWVHTKAVGKIGKIGEYLFSTPSHHRVHHAINPIYIDKNHGGIFIIFDRMFGTFQEETEPCVYGTVKPLRSFNPVYANIHYYWELIKQAATAPYFLDKIKVFFKPPGWYPREGKNPAGFLPIPEVSPESFHKYDPKPQPEVRTYTTTWFVLVLLLSFAFLLFVAKFSFISQVLVTLWVTLSLVAINALIEGKSWAGAMEITRLLFGFLVIAYFDVRWAYYVIGIVCLLVAGIYLYRTNGQKAQAA from the coding sequence ATGTTCGAGAACTTTACACCTCCGCCCATAGTTACGTATGCCATCCCCGCTTTTTTCCTCCTCATCGGGATTGAAGTTTATATCGGGTATCGCAAAAACAAAGCCCTCTACCGATTGAACGATTCTATTGCTGACTTAAGCACGGGAATCATTTCCCAGATCTGGGGGCTCTTCCAAAAAGGAATCGGTCTTTTTGCTTATTTTTATATCTACGAACATTTTCGTTTTTTTGAATTTGCCCTCACAAACCCTTGGGCTTGGATACTTTGCATTGTAGGCCAAGATTTTTGTTATTACTGGTCTCACCGGTTGGCCCATGAAGTGAACATCCTCTGGGCGGGACATGTCATCCACCACCATAGCGAAGAATACAATTTGGTAGTGGCACTCCGACAAACCGGTCTTGGTGGGATTGTTTCTTGGATCTTCTATGTTCCTTTGGCTCTCATCGGATTCCATCCTTGGATGTACCTGGCCAGTGGACAGATCAACCTCATCTACCAATTCTGGGTGCATACAAAAGCCGTAGGCAAAATTGGAAAGATTGGAGAGTATTTATTTTCTACCCCTTCCCACCACCGAGTCCACCACGCGATTAACCCCATCTATATCGATAAAAACCATGGGGGAATCTTTATCATCTTTGATCGTATGTTTGGAACTTTCCAAGAAGAAACAGAACCTTGTGTGTATGGAACGGTGAAACCTCTCCGTAGTTTCAATCCGGTCTATGCGAATATCCATTATTATTGGGAACTAATCAAACAAGCCGCGACTGCCCCATATTTCTTGGACAAAATTAAGGTATTTTTCAAACCTCCGGGTTGGTATCCGAGAGAAGGAAAAAATCCAGCAGGGTTTTTGCCGATTCCAGAAGTGAGCCCGGAATCTTTCCATAAGTATGACCCGAAACCCCAACCAGAGGTCAGAACCTACACGACAACTTGGTTTGTTCTCGTCCTTCTTTTGTCCTTTGCCTTCCTACTCTTTGTAGCAAAGTTCTCTTTTATTTCCCAAGTCCTCGTAACCCTTTGGGTCACACTCTCTCTAGTGGCGATCAATGCGCTGATTGAAGGAAAGTCTTGGGCGGGAGCAATGGAAATCACAAGACTTCTCTTCGGTTTTCTTGTGATTGCTTACTTTGATGTGCGTTGGGCTTACTATGTGATTGGGATTGTCTGTCTCCTAGTCGCCGGAATCTACTTGTACAGAACCAACGGGCAAAAAGCCCAGGCCGCCTGA